The Gemmatimonadota bacterium genome contains a region encoding:
- a CDS encoding FHA domain-containing protein — protein MTLRLASTDGTLTFELRPGLTLVLGRALSCDLPVLDPTVSRRHAELVVESTGIAVRDLGSSNGTFHSGARIEAVTLTAGDRITFGKVSFELRKSADLLIDDTTAEMRRRAARAGTTIIRQVPVPDADQALEQALMATGAQPAVDDGSPASAVYQRDRQKLLLLVEISKALTRTASVEQLLERMLHFTFRLLDVDYVAVWLYDGGGTLVPRLARTRDGADAPRTISPAMVKTVVEQQVAIVSDAEGSAPGANIRSAGCAPLVASEGRVLGVLYVDGARPGIRVSDEDLDFLVAYAGIGAVALDNIRNSEHIRQQARVRENFERFFTPHMAERIAAAPEALGLGGERRPVAVLFADIRGFTEIAASLAPDATAALLTDFFTEMVEVVFAHGGTLDKFIGDRVMAQWGAPIHSDDDADRALEAALDMLRAVHRLNAVRAGAGRPAIQVGIGINYGEAFAGYTGSERRLEYTVIGDSVNTASRLCDWAEGGEVLLSDALRDAFTRPHDVSTREPLLLRGKPEPITVFRAVPHR, from the coding sequence ATGACGCTTCGACTGGCCAGCACCGATGGCACGCTCACGTTCGAGCTCCGCCCGGGGCTGACGCTCGTCCTGGGCCGCGCGCTCAGCTGTGACCTGCCCGTGCTCGACCCCACGGTCTCGCGGCGTCACGCGGAGCTCGTGGTGGAGTCCACCGGGATTGCGGTCCGCGACCTGGGGTCGTCCAACGGGACCTTCCACAGCGGGGCCCGGATCGAGGCGGTGACGCTTACGGCGGGTGACCGGATCACCTTTGGAAAGGTGTCGTTCGAGCTGCGCAAGAGTGCCGACCTGCTCATCGACGACACCACGGCGGAGATGCGTCGTCGCGCCGCCCGTGCCGGCACGACGATCATTCGACAGGTGCCGGTGCCGGATGCCGACCAGGCGCTCGAGCAGGCCCTCATGGCCACCGGGGCGCAACCCGCGGTCGACGACGGCAGCCCTGCGTCCGCGGTCTATCAGCGCGACCGACAGAAGCTCCTGCTCCTGGTCGAGATCTCCAAGGCCCTCACCCGGACGGCCTCGGTGGAGCAGCTGCTGGAGCGGATGCTGCATTTCACCTTTCGGTTGCTGGACGTCGACTATGTCGCCGTCTGGTTGTACGACGGCGGCGGCACGCTCGTTCCGCGCCTCGCCCGCACGCGCGACGGGGCCGACGCACCCCGCACCATCAGCCCCGCCATGGTGAAGACCGTGGTTGAGCAGCAGGTCGCGATCGTCTCCGATGCCGAGGGCAGCGCCCCGGGCGCCAACATCCGGAGCGCAGGCTGCGCGCCGTTGGTGGCATCGGAAGGACGCGTCCTCGGCGTGCTGTACGTCGATGGGGCACGCCCGGGGATTCGCGTCTCGGACGAGGACCTCGACTTTCTCGTCGCGTATGCCGGGATTGGCGCGGTCGCGCTGGACAACATCCGGAACAGCGAACACATCCGGCAACAGGCGCGCGTCCGCGAGAACTTCGAACGGTTCTTCACGCCCCATATGGCGGAGCGTATCGCAGCGGCCCCGGAGGCGCTCGGCCTGGGCGGTGAGCGGCGCCCCGTGGCGGTCCTGTTCGCGGACATCCGCGGCTTCACCGAGATTGCCGCATCGCTCGCGCCCGACGCGACGGCCGCATTGCTCACCGACTTCTTCACCGAAATGGTGGAGGTCGTATTCGCCCACGGTGGCACCCTGGACAAGTTCATCGGGGATCGGGTCATGGCCCAATGGGGCGCGCCGATTCACTCTGACGACGACGCCGACCGTGCGTTGGAGGCCGCGCTCGATATGCTGCGCGCCGTGCACCGGCTCAATGCCGTGCGGGCCGGCGCGGGACGACCGGCCATCCAGGTGGGGATCGGGATCAACTACGGCGAAGCGTTCGCCGGGTATACGGGCTCCGAACGCCGCCTCGAATACACGGTGATCGGGGATAGCGTCAACACGGCGAGCCGACTTTGCGACTGGGCTGAGGGGGGCGAAGTGCTGCTCTCCGACGCGCTGCGCGATGCGTTCACGCGTCCCCACGACGTGAGCACCCGCGAGCCCCTGTTGCTCCGCGGCAAGCCGGAGCCCATCACGGTGTTTCGGGCGGTG